A region of the Brassica napus cultivar Da-Ae unplaced genomic scaffold, Da-Ae ScsIHWf_415;HRSCAF=642, whole genome shotgun sequence genome:
TATCATTCAGCACCCTACTAGCTCCTTCCTTCATTTCCTTCATCTTGTTCCTCACACCTTTGCCTTCTTCACCTTCCATTAATCCCTTAACCACTCTAGCCACCTCTTCTCTTCTCACCATCCCATCCTCCCCTGCATGCGCCCTAAGTGCAACATGGATATCTTCTGCCAACAAAACCGCATTCATCCTCTGTTCGGCGTATAATGGCCATGCTATGAGTGGAACACCACTTACTATACTTTCTAGAGTTGAGTTCCATCCACAATGGGTTAAAAACCCTCCGGTAGATGGATGTGCTAGAATTTGGGCTTGTGGAGCCCATGAAGGGATCACAAAACCTCTACCTTTAGTCCGTTCTAAAAATCCtggtggtaaaaatgttaaCGGATCGTTTTGGCTATGCGGATTGAAAAACGAAGCATCAGCTATTTGACTTGGACTCCGTATGACCCAAAGAAACCGTTGCTCGCTGTCTGCAAGACCATGAGCAAGCTCATCGAACTGCTCGCATGTGAGTGCACCACCACTACCAAACGACACATACAAAACCGAACCGAGCGGTTGGTTATCTAACCACTTTAAACATTCGGACTCTTCTTCGATCCCGTTACTACTCTCTTGCTTACCAACGTTAACCAATGGTCCAATTGGATAAACCGGTGGTTTATCAAGACCCGGTTCTTGCAAGGCCTTTATAGCATTTGGCTCCAGCTCGAGAAAAGTATTCACAAGAATTCCTTCGGCTTCTTTGTACCTCTTGGTGTTATGGAGAAGCCATTTGTACGCGTCATCATTCCGGTCTTGAGCCGGATCAAGAACATCTTTCCCGGAGACCGGTACACATCCGGGGAGATTAACCAGTTCGGTTAATTCGCTGAAAGGACACGACATCGTTTCATTAAGTTTAGGGAAATGAAGAAAAAACGACAAGACGTTTGCCGTTGTCGGGAAGAAAATATACGGCAACACGTTGAACTCGGCGGCGACGTCGAAAGCGTCCGTGCCGAAAAGGTCGACAAATAGCGCTGTCGGCAAACGACCTTCCGCCGCGAACGAGTCAAAGACTCGCCGGAGCTCCGGGTTCGAACGAGTCACGGTGAGGGAGATCCGAGTTTCGATGCGAGTTGTCGGAGGGAGGTCGGTGAGGTCGGCGGGAGCGAGGAAGACGGAGGATATAGAAGGAGGAAGAGAGTCAAGGACAGTTCTCTGAGCTTTTGTCGGTGGACCATCGCCGACGACGACAAAGGTTATGGTTACGCCGTGGCGGTGAACGAGTCGTTTAGCAAACTGCACGAGTGGGATGAGGTGACCCATTCCAGGACTCGGAATGATCGCAACGTGAGGCACTTTTGATTCCTCCATTGATtcaagaatatatttttattttctttgcttCTTTACTTTTGCAGTAGTTTGtaattgttttaaacttttctCTCTATCTGTAATTGATTAGGTATTGAGTAATGGCTTTATATAGAGAGTTCGTGTGTGTATCATCAACCGGAGAAAAATAGATTATCTtctatttatttcttttctaGCGTTTGTATAATGTTCGTAGTTGCGGCCATGTCTACTATGattagaaggaaaaaaaaagtgaattcAAAAATTGTGAATTTTCATGTATGTAgggtttttgaatatatatatatatatatagtagattTATAAGTTAGTTTATAAATGACATGTCTTGAAAAAAAGCTACTAGtgtctattttatatttatactttttttgtttgtttagattTCAATTTCTAACTTTATTTGTACTGATTTACTCTAGATTAAATTTctgttttgttgtaaaaaaaatccGATTTAATATATTAGTTTCCACGAAAATATAGAGAATACATTTTTAGTTATGGAAATTCTCATAATCATTGCAAGTATCAAACAGTTCAAAGATCAGTGATATTATATCAAAAACATTATATgttctttgaccaaaaaaaaacattatatgttCAATTATGGGAGGAGGCTTGGAAATTTGTCGAAAATCAGTGAGGACAAGCCCTTTGTGATTGTGGGTCAAAATAAATGTGCGTGTGATATGTCTTGGGAGCTCGTGTGAGATGTGATGACATGCACACGTAATGCTTCTGCAatgatttttttccttttctatctttttttttcccacgagtatgatttattttatttttctttcgcTCCTATTTTTCGCTATTGTTTTGCTTTTAATATCTTCTGCAATTGTGTTCTCCTCTTTGCCAAACATTTATTCTATActtcttcaaatattttggGACATCGTGGTTTAAAAGGCATATCATCATTCATCGATAGATTAGACTTTAGCGTGATTTTGAGTGAAAAAGGTGAAAGTAGGaattatctaaaagtccataaTTGTTCTAATGATTTACTAATTTGAATATATTCCGAAAAAGTCATAATCAATAAAGAAACTACGAAATCATTTATTGTGGACGAtgatgatttatatatttatatggggaattgccactaataccactttcctaataccacttttcaactttacacttttcaaatttaccattaaaattttaatggctAAAGTACCATAATATCCCTCATTTCATTAATTTAACCTAGATATATTCTTCTCCAAAT
Encoded here:
- the LOC106398879 gene encoding UDP-glycosyltransferase 72B1-like (The RefSeq protein has 3 substitutions compared to this genomic sequence); translation: MEESKAPHVAIIPSPGMGHLIPLVQFAKRLVHRHGVTITFVVVGDGPPTKAQRTVLDSLPPSISSVFLAPADLTDLPPTTRIETRISLTVTRSNPELRRVFDSFAAEGRLPTALFVDLFGTDAFDVAAEFNVLPYIFFPTTANVLSFFLHFPKLNETMSCPFSELTELVNLPGCVPVSGKDVLDPAQDRNDDAYKWLLHNTKRYKEAEGILVNTFLELEPNAIKALQEPGLDKPPVYPIGPLVNVGKQESSNGIEEESECLKWLDNQPLGSVLYGSFGSGGALTCEQFDELAHGLADSEQRFLWVIRSPSQIADASFFNPHSQNDPLTFLPPGFLERTKGRGFVIPSWAPQAQILAHPSTGGFLTHCGWNSTLESIVSGVPLIAWPLYAEQRMNAVLLAEDIHVALRAHAGEDGMVRREEVARVVKGLMEGEEGKGVRNKMKEMKEGASRVLNDTGTSTKALNLVTFKWKAHQRELKQNGKH